In uncultured Bacteroides sp., the following proteins share a genomic window:
- a CDS encoding LptE family protein — MDWKIKSKQLLALLSLLLLMNSCKVSYKFNGASINYDKTKTISIADFPIKSDYVYAPLGTKFNDDLKDIFIRQTRLRLVPRSGDMNIEGEITGYQQLNKAVKADGYASETELRITVNVRFVNNADHSKDFEQQFSAFRNYNSSQMLTAVQDQLITEMTKEITEQVFNATVANW, encoded by the coding sequence ATGGATTGGAAAATTAAATCGAAACAACTATTAGCTCTGCTTTCATTGCTATTGTTAATGAATTCATGCAAAGTATCATATAAGTTTAATGGTGCTTCGATTAACTATGATAAAACGAAGACTATAAGTATTGCTGATTTCCCAATTAAGTCCGACTATGTGTATGCTCCTTTGGGAACTAAGTTCAATGACGATCTGAAAGATATCTTTATCCGCCAGACACGTCTCCGTCTGGTTCCCCGTTCTGGTGATATGAATATAGAAGGTGAAATTACCGGTTATCAACAATTAAATAAAGCAGTGAAGGCTGATGGATATGCATCAGAAACGGAACTTCGTATCACTGTAAATGTACGCTTTGTGAATAATGCCGATCATTCTAAAGATTTTGAGCAACAATTTTCAGCATTCCGGAATTATAATTCAAGCCAAATGCTGACAGCTGTACAAGACCAGTTGATTACTGAGATGACAAAAGAAATAACAGAACAAGTATTCAACGCAACGGTAGCAAACTGGTAA
- a CDS encoding tetratricopeptide repeat protein translates to MNAQHLQQWISHPENLDRDTLYELRALLARYPYFQSARLLYLKNLYLLHDITFGQELRKAALYVADRQVLFYIIEGNKFTIESKKKEEFSSSAKDEPNLDRTLSLIDSFLSSLPEEPLPTKIKFDMSADYTTYLLKEDSTENQEESAIKEEQLSPKLRGQELIDGFIEKAENDNAIMLQATEEQDEESLPSEETNTDENEDDESCFTETLAKIYVKQQRYSKALEIIKKLSLKYPKKNAYFADQIRFLEKLIINAKSK, encoded by the coding sequence ATGAATGCTCAACACCTGCAACAATGGATTTCTCATCCAGAGAATCTTGACAGAGATACGCTTTACGAGCTAAGAGCTCTGCTGGCACGCTATCCGTATTTTCAGTCTGCCCGATTGCTTTATCTGAAGAACTTATATTTGCTTCACGATATTACTTTTGGACAAGAATTACGTAAAGCAGCTCTTTATGTGGCCGACCGGCAGGTTCTTTTCTACATAATTGAGGGAAATAAATTTACCATTGAGTCTAAGAAGAAAGAAGAGTTCTCTTCATCAGCAAAAGATGAGCCTAATTTAGACCGCACGCTGTCACTTATTGATTCATTTCTTTCATCTTTGCCAGAAGAGCCCCTTCCTACAAAGATTAAATTTGATATGTCAGCCGATTATACTACATATCTTCTTAAGGAAGACAGTACTGAAAATCAGGAAGAGTCAGCCATTAAAGAAGAACAATTATCTCCTAAATTACGAGGTCAGGAATTAATTGACGGATTTATTGAAAAGGCTGAAAACGACAATGCAATAATGTTACAGGCTACTGAAGAGCAAGACGAAGAATCTCTTCCTTCAGAAGAAACAAACACAGATGAAAATGAAGATGATGAGAGTTGTTTTACAGAGACTTTAGCTAAAATATACGTTAAACAACAAAGATATTCCAAAGCTCTTGAAATAATTAAAAAATTAAGTTTGAAATATCCGAAAAAAAATGCTTACTTTGCAGACCAAATCAGATTTTTGGAAAAATTGATTATTAACGCTAAATCAAAATAA
- the secG gene encoding preprotein translocase subunit SecG, producing MYLLLIILIVIAAILLCFIVLIQNSKGGGLSSGFSSSNQIMGVRKTTDFLEKATWGLAAAIVVLSILTSYVVPKASGEGGSAILEEAQKEEKTNPMNAPAGFETPKTETAPAAAPTAAPAGTPDATPAKTPAQTPAK from the coding sequence ATGTATTTACTATTAATTATTTTAATTGTTATCGCAGCAATACTACTATGCTTTATTGTTTTGATACAAAACTCAAAAGGTGGAGGTCTATCTTCCGGATTTTCTTCTTCTAACCAAATTATGGGTGTTCGTAAAACAACCGACTTCCTTGAAAAAGCAACATGGGGATTGGCTGCTGCTATCGTAGTACTAAGCATTCTTACTTCTTATGTAGTTCCAAAAGCTTCAGGTGAAGGTGGTTCTGCTATTTTGGAAGAAGCACAAAAAGAGGAAAAAACAAATCCAATGAATGCACCAGCAGGATTTGAAACTCCTAAAACAGAAACAGCTCCAGCTGCTGCACCAACCGCTGCTCCAGCAGGTACTCCTGATGCTACTCCAGCTAAGACTCCAGCACAAACACCAGCAAAGTAA
- a CDS encoding sigma-54 dependent transcriptional regulator, which translates to MTRSEIQQVKQRFGIIGNTETLNRAIDIAIQVAPTDLSVLITGESGVGKESFPQIIHQYSRRKHGQYIAVNCGAIPEGTIDSELFGHEKGAFTGAIGERKGYFGEADGGTIFLDEVGELPLPTQARLLRVLESGEFIKVGSSKVQKTDVRIVAATNVNLHEAISTGKFREDLYYRLNTVPVQIPPLRERPEDIVLLFRKFASDFAEKYRMPAIQLTEDAKRVLATYPWPGNVRQLKNITEQISIIETNREITPAILHTYLPQQQGERLPMLFGAKQNKTFESEREILYQVLFDMRQDVTELKKLVHDIMNDKTQSVATPTVVNNVPTINIPASNVASQLPIQTEDDIQDTEEYVEESLSLDDLEKEMIRKALDKHHGKRKNAAKDLNISERTLYRKIKEYGLEN; encoded by the coding sequence ATGACTAGATCTGAGATTCAACAAGTAAAGCAACGATTCGGCATTATCGGAAACACGGAAACACTGAACAGAGCAATCGATATTGCTATACAAGTAGCTCCTACCGACTTATCCGTATTGATCACTGGAGAAAGTGGTGTTGGTAAGGAAAGTTTTCCTCAAATTATACATCAGTACAGCCGACGCAAACACGGACAATATATTGCAGTAAACTGCGGAGCTATTCCTGAAGGAACTATTGACTCTGAACTTTTCGGTCACGAAAAAGGGGCATTTACAGGAGCTATTGGCGAACGTAAAGGTTATTTTGGAGAAGCCGATGGCGGAACTATCTTTCTTGACGAAGTTGGAGAACTCCCCCTTCCTACTCAGGCACGTTTGCTGCGGGTATTGGAAAGTGGTGAATTTATCAAAGTTGGCTCATCAAAAGTACAAAAAACAGATGTGCGCATTGTTGCGGCAACAAATGTGAACTTGCACGAAGCTATCTCAACAGGTAAATTCAGGGAAGACCTTTATTACAGATTAAATACTGTTCCCGTACAGATTCCTCCTTTGCGAGAACGTCCTGAAGATATTGTACTTTTATTCCGCAAATTTGCTTCAGACTTTGCAGAGAAGTATCGGATGCCCGCCATTCAGTTAACTGAAGATGCAAAAAGAGTATTGGCAACATATCCATGGCCGGGAAATGTCCGCCAACTAAAGAACATTACTGAACAGATATCAATCATTGAAACAAACAGGGAGATTACTCCTGCCATTCTACATACATATCTACCCCAGCAACAAGGAGAAAGATTACCAATGCTTTTTGGAGCCAAACAAAACAAGACTTTCGAGAGTGAGCGGGAGATTCTTTATCAGGTACTGTTTGATATGAGACAAGATGTTACAGAACTAAAAAAGCTGGTGCATGATATTATGAACGATAAGACACAATCTGTTGCTACTCCAACAGTAGTGAACAATGTGCCTACTATTAATATTCCTGCATCAAATGTAGCATCACAGCTACCCATTCAGACAGAGGACGACATTCAGGACACAGAAGAATATGTAGAAGAATCTCTTTCTCTAGACGATCTTGAAAAAGAAATGATTAGAAAAGCACTCGATAAACATCACGGAAAGCGTAAAAATGCAGCCAAAGATTTGAATATCTCTGAGCGTACACTATATAGAAAAATAAAAGAATATGGATTGGAAAATTAA